From Homalodisca vitripennis isolate AUS2020 chromosome 1, UT_GWSS_2.1, whole genome shotgun sequence, the proteins below share one genomic window:
- the LOC124367198 gene encoding uncharacterized protein LOC124367198 isoform X2, translating to MQTIYMVWAMIKCIPKDGFKWLSTEEIKQFNVQSVPNNNPIGYIIECSVGYPSYLHEHHNDLPFLPKTKSPPNSKQVKLLTTLFDKDNYVCHYVNLKQALDNGLVLKRIHRVLQFNKSPWLKSYILFNTNNRKQAKNEFEKDFYKLLSDAMFGKSIENVKDRLNLELVNTEKRLTKLISRPNLKNRIIYSEHLSAVECNKDVVLFNKPIYIGFTVLEISKFHMYDFHYNIMKPFYLDTNTNLLYIYTDSFFYKIFTNDLYNDFNSENMRNYFDMSDYPSNHKCYYEENKKKIGCFKDECMGVPIEEIFGLRSKLYTYVLYVL from the coding sequence ATGCAAACAATTTATATGGTTTGGGCTATGATTAAATGTATACCAAAAGATGGATTTAAATGGTTGTCAACGgaagaaataaaacagtttaatgtaCAATCAGTACCAAATAATAATCCAATAGGATATATTATTGAGTGCAGTGTTGGATATCCATcttatttacatgaacatcatAATGATTTACCATTTTTACCAAAAACAAAATCTCCACCAAATTCAAAACAGGTTAAATTACTCACTACACTTTTTGATAAAGACAATTATGTTTGTCATTATGTTAATTTGAAACAAGCACTTGACAACGGGTTGGTattaaaaagaatacatagagTTTTGCAGTTTAATAAAAGTCCTTGGCTTAAGtcgtacatattatttaatacgaATAACAGAAAACAAgcgaaaaatgaatttgaaaaagatttttataaattactcagTGATGCCATGTTTGGAAAATCAATTGAAAACGTAAAAGATAGACTTAATTTGGAACTAGTCAATACTGAGAAaagattaacaaaattaatttctaggcctaatttaaaaaacagaataatttattcTGAACATTTAAGTGCTGTAGAATGTAATAAAgatgttgtattatttaacaaaCCCATTTACATAGGatttacagttttagaaataagtaaatttcatatgtatgattttcattataatataatgaaaccaTTTTATTTAGATACTAATACCAACTTACTCTATATTTATAcagattcatttttttataaaatttttactaatgatttgtataatgattttaatagtgaaaatatGAGAAATTACTTTGATATGTCAGATTATCCTTCaaatcataaatgttattatgaagaaaataaaaagaaaataggttGTTTCAAAGATGAATGTATGGGTGTTCCTATAGAGGAAATTTTTGGATTAAGAAGCAAACTTTATACGTATGTATTATACGTACTGTAa
- the LOC124367228 gene encoding protein roadkill-like, translated as MDSDVVDLTSSEENTNKLRQLLSTPPTPLLKRKQQQQQQEEEQQHQQQPQQSTSSLANTKLKYVRLSEDGYPPTHCSPFAAGFDLRSGQTVVFEL; from the exons atggATTCCGATGTTGTTGATTTAACATCTTCCGAAGAGAACACCAATAAATTACGACAACTGTTAAGCACTCCTCCTACACCATTGCTTAAACGTAAGCAGCAGCAACAACAACAAGAAGAAGAACAACAGCACCAACAGCAGCCGCAACAATCAACCTCAAGCCTCG caaatacaaaattaaaatatgtacgtCTTTCGGAAGACGGATATCCACCTACACACTGTTCACCGTTTGCTGCTGGTTTTGATTTAAGAAGTGGACAAACAGTCGTGTTCGAACTTTGA